A section of the Macadamia integrifolia cultivar HAES 741 chromosome 9, SCU_Mint_v3, whole genome shotgun sequence genome encodes:
- the LOC122089847 gene encoding eukaryotic translation initiation factor 3 subunit H-like isoform X1, with protein sequence MANPMVRSFLQVAASEEVASPLRVVQIEGLVILKIIKHCKEFSPALVTGQLLGLDVGSVLEVTNCFPFPMREEEEEIEADGANYQLEMMRCLREVNVDNNTVGWYQSTLLGSYQTVELIETFMNYQENIRRCVCIIYDPSRSNQGVLALKALKLSDSFMELHRNNNFTGEKLREKNLTWVDIFEEIPIKVSNSALISAFMTELEADSPVSQCDYDRLQLSTTPFMERNVEFLIECMEDLSVEQQKFQFYYRNLSRQQAQQQAWLQKRRTENMARKAAGEELLPEEDPSNPIFKPVPEPSRLDSFLITNQIANYCNQINGVAGQSFSRLYLMKALHEKSP encoded by the exons GTTATACTAAAGATAATTAAGCACTGCAAGGAGTTTTCACCAGCTCTAGTGACGGGGCAGCTTCTTGGATTAGATGTTGGTAGTGTTCTTGAAGTTACTAACTGTTTCCCCTTCCCG ATgcgagaggaagaggaggaaattGAAGCTGATGGTGCTAATTACCAACTTGAAATGATGAGATGCTTGAGAGAGGTTAATGTTGACAATAACACTGTTGGATG GTATCAATCAACCTTATTAGGTTCTTATCAGACTGTGGAATTGATCGAGACATTTATGAATTATCAG GAGAATATCAGGAGGTGTGTGTGCATTATATATGATCCTTCACGCTCCAATCAAGGGGTTTTAGCTCTCAAGGCCTTGAAGCTCTCTGATTCTTTCATGGAGCTTCACCGCAACAACAATTTTACTGGAGAGAA gttgagggaaaaaaatttgacGTGGGTGGATATCTTCGAGGAGATTCCT ATTAAAGTTTCGAATTCTGCACTTATCAGTGCCTTCATGACAGAGCTGGAAGCTGATTCACCTGTCTCTCAG TGTGACTATGATCGTCTACAATTATCTACTACTCCATTTATGGAGAGGAATGTGGAATTTCTAATTGAGTGCATGGAAGATTTGTCAGTAGAGCAGCAGAAG TTTCAGTTCTACTATCGAAACCTCTCACGTCAGCAAGCCCAACAGCAGGCATGGCTCCAAAAGAGGAG GACTGAGAACATGGCACGGAAAGCTGCAGGAGAGGAACTATTGCCTGAGGAGGATCCTTCGAACCCCATCTTTAAGCCAGTTCCTGAACCATCACGATTGGATAGCTTCCTGATAACAAATCAAATTGCGAACTACTGCAACCAAATCAATGG GGTTGCTGGTCAGAGCTTCAGCAGATTATACCTAATGAAGGCTTTACATGAGAAAAGTCCATGA
- the LOC122089847 gene encoding eukaryotic translation initiation factor 3 subunit H-like isoform X2, whose product MREEEEEIEADGANYQLEMMRCLREVNVDNNTVGWYQSTLLGSYQTVELIETFMNYQENIRRCVCIIYDPSRSNQGVLALKALKLSDSFMELHRNNNFTGEKLREKNLTWVDIFEEIPIKVSNSALISAFMTELEADSPVSQCDYDRLQLSTTPFMERNVEFLIECMEDLSVEQQKFQFYYRNLSRQQAQQQAWLQKRRTENMARKAAGEELLPEEDPSNPIFKPVPEPSRLDSFLITNQIANYCNQINGVAGQSFSRLYLMKALHEKSP is encoded by the exons ATgcgagaggaagaggaggaaattGAAGCTGATGGTGCTAATTACCAACTTGAAATGATGAGATGCTTGAGAGAGGTTAATGTTGACAATAACACTGTTGGATG GTATCAATCAACCTTATTAGGTTCTTATCAGACTGTGGAATTGATCGAGACATTTATGAATTATCAG GAGAATATCAGGAGGTGTGTGTGCATTATATATGATCCTTCACGCTCCAATCAAGGGGTTTTAGCTCTCAAGGCCTTGAAGCTCTCTGATTCTTTCATGGAGCTTCACCGCAACAACAATTTTACTGGAGAGAA gttgagggaaaaaaatttgacGTGGGTGGATATCTTCGAGGAGATTCCT ATTAAAGTTTCGAATTCTGCACTTATCAGTGCCTTCATGACAGAGCTGGAAGCTGATTCACCTGTCTCTCAG TGTGACTATGATCGTCTACAATTATCTACTACTCCATTTATGGAGAGGAATGTGGAATTTCTAATTGAGTGCATGGAAGATTTGTCAGTAGAGCAGCAGAAG TTTCAGTTCTACTATCGAAACCTCTCACGTCAGCAAGCCCAACAGCAGGCATGGCTCCAAAAGAGGAG GACTGAGAACATGGCACGGAAAGCTGCAGGAGAGGAACTATTGCCTGAGGAGGATCCTTCGAACCCCATCTTTAAGCCAGTTCCTGAACCATCACGATTGGATAGCTTCCTGATAACAAATCAAATTGCGAACTACTGCAACCAAATCAATGG GGTTGCTGGTCAGAGCTTCAGCAGATTATACCTAATGAAGGCTTTACATGAGAAAAGTCCATGA